aacaCTACATAATCAAAaccattgccatggtaacgtataAACTTGAGTGTGTTAAGAATGAAGAATGATTCTGATTGAGTCACTGGAATTGACTTTTTAGAACTCTTGTCTTTAAGAACTAAAGTCTTctagaattgtttttttttaatttatttttaaatttcaacACTACAAAACCTCATACTAACACCTAAATACTCAAATATTTTCACAGAAACTATGACAGTTATCAATTATCCTGAGGTCAATGTgctgtttttacatttatatgATATTGCATTACAACTCCAACAATAACACTGCTGTTTTCAACTATAATGATGGTTTATATTTCCAAACCATATTGGTGTTTTTTTGGAGGGAGGTGACAACAACAATATTAAATGCACAGCATTacaccagtgtttcctctaggattttttttagcagtgggggcagatctgtcggaCCCCCCCGCGCCCCGCCGgcaaatgttttacgtattaaacagaaatgacacttcgctgcaacacaaacaaaatatttattcacctctattcacacacaatgaggcatattttcatttcgttttgactgaactgtatttttgaggaactgtaggtctacaaaatgatttttacaagaaattcttcatagtgaaaccaaaacccaaagtaggctatagtatgaaaccattcataatgaaactaattgcatatttacctcagtggcaaagttggcagccttgcagtgtgcatttgatttttcttggcttttggaaatataactccaaggctgggttacactagaacggccaggacggtcattttgacagttttgaaatttatatgtgtaataacttttctaaataaaatacaatcctgctggtacctgacttttcctaaaagagtctgtattttcatttaaaatagtttttatatactgtacattacacaaaaggcaaagaaaatacaatctctgtctctgtcagagaaacgtaactagcggtctcgagtaacaagtgtgggcaatgcatcaccgatgggctgaaggcaaagccagagtcggtaacgtaggctacggcgtggatggttctgaatcagaagaaaagcaccgggcgATCACTCTGTGAACGGCGCAGTACACATAGACGgtagctgtctacgtgttcatataactttatacatgctacaactggctggaatcattgcacacatcctctccaaggagtgcaccagctgtaAATTGTCcagaggaagttcatgcagcaactggcagaggagctgagagcggagtttatggaggaaaaaaagggcagcggcgcacggtccAAACAGCGGGCGCACCGCAGCAGACATCAAAACGGAGGCAGTgcctgccaggttaggttaggttatgttataaatgttcaaataacatacttttaattgttatttggctgtgaattatgttgaatgaatttcccccaatatgtttcatgaatgtatgaaataatcacggtttagcctactatgccatgatatgatatcaagaatcaacagccacgtgcaatttagctagcaaaATGAAGAAGAACTATAGAataatacaggcttaaatgaactgacaacataagttatacgacttacagttgtaaagaatgcacacatgccatctcaaccgggtcctccggacagcctgtctcttttttctttctcccttttctccgagTGGCACACGTGCCCACTCGCGTTTTGAAGCGCGTGTCTGCGCTATTCTCCGTCGCTGTGCtctttacaatcactgctgatagacggctttttgtgtgtgtgtatatatatatatatatatttctgataccgtggcgggagaaatctaaccgtggcggaTCGCCACGTGCCAATCAActtagaggaaacactgttacactgtgtatgtatgtatgtatgtatgtatgtatgtatgtatgtatgtatgtatatatacacacacgatGTTAATCTACAGGACCCCATCCCTCTATAAAATCTTGAAATTGCAATGCAAGGGAAAATACTTTTTATCCAACTTAATATAATTTGCCTCATTAATCAACTCTTTGCAGGTATAGTCAAGCCAGGTGTTAAAGCagacatattatgcttattttcaggttcataattgtattttgaggttgtaccagaataggtttacatggttaaagtttcaaaaaacaccatatttttgttgtactgcacattgctgcagctcctcttttcaccctgtgttcctGTGTTGTTGCACCATTAGTATTTCAGTTATCCCTTTGTTAAAATTTAAGTTATGACCACCAAATCACAGAAACGTACCGATAATTTTGCTGATTGTAGTTGGTCAGTTGAAGTCTTGGTAAGGTAACGTAActccatttgtacaggtcctatcccctgaccaatcagctatcctaacctcaaccactggaggtgaaatgcctaaccccaaccaatcgagctgcttcctaGGGCGGGTCGTGGCATGGCAGCAGATCACAGTCACACAAGCGAGCAGGTTTAATTTTAGGATTTCCAACGTTTTATTTATCAATTTAATAAACCAACTATTTAGTCAGATAGGTATTTGTTGTGAAAgaaatacagttacaatttcaagcattttcatgcattttatccaaaatgcaagcacttttcaaaccttgaaaacacaacatcaaaattcaagcattttcaaggaTTTCAAGCCCCCGTACGAACCCTGATGAGAGGACGTAAGTCGgcggaggttggttggggtggttgaTGGTTAAAACACAAGACtgtcacccaggagagccgggattgtgtcccgcgtgtggcgtttttcaacctttttttttttaagcgttCCCCAATGTTCcaatttcctaaacccaaccatttattgttttcttaagtgtgacgttggtcactgtcgtgtttgtcattttttgtgttactaaagcctttcccaatgttcttttcctaaacccaacctttttttttttttaacacaggtgtgacgttctcgcgataacacgccacgtggcgggtatgtttacatccgctgtacacagcgtagacatacacgtggatagctcaaaatgcatacagataatacaccatttggctttaggaacgtggcgtgtatgtttacgcaaagtcatgatgccatgttggcaCTTCATTAGTGAAGCTCATGTCAATCAATGTGACAATATGTGACAATGGATAAGGCTACATTAAATGCATGATTAAATCAAAGTAATGTCTTATCGGCTCCTAACCAGCCTGTATCAAACCACTCACCTCGTCATTGCTGATGGGTACGGATGGGTGCAGGAGGTTGCCGATCTCCCTCAGGTACTCGAAGCGCTCCGCCTCCAGCTTTATCCTCTCACTGTCACATTTCTCCACCGCCTCGTCCACTAACAAACGCACCTTCTTGATCTGGGTTACCGTCAGGGGCTGTCACAGGAAAAGGAAAATGTGCAAACAATTAAACCaacattgtgtcattttttgagttgattcctagcaaaaaaaaaactgttctttcacaaatatgcgctcattcatgtgtaattacttccaccaacaaatcaaagtattctcgtacgcgtagagtctgccattcagaatacataggagcgagtcgctcgaatggcggcagccatgtagcgcctccatctttaaaatactagaaagtaatattcagttggttgtcatatacaatttcaccgctagatgggagaaattcttacacaatgtagcatTAAGGAGAagcaaagaaagaaaattaaGCAATTTGCGTGTTATTTCTTTTCAGAGAGTTGTATATAAAAACACGCAAAATTGCTACCATGCAGGTGGGGATAAGCGCTTTAGACTAGAGCGCATACAGACTGTCATACCGCTAGGGTTTCAGCTGTTAGGGACTCCACGTTCTGTGCTTCCTCAGGTAGAGACTCATCCTCCCCAACTGGTTCCTTCCTCTGCATCCACAACATAGAAAGGTGTTAaagatggcaaaaaaaataaataaaatacagttcaaaACTCCCTCTCAGGTCTGGTTAGTGGACACATACTGACAGTGTTACATCTCCTGTCTCACTCTATATTAAAAATGACTTGTTCAGTTCATTTAGTGTCCTGAATGCTTCCATACCTTCATTCTCTCTCCAATGCTCTTGCTGCAAAGGTTCTTAGCTTTGTTCAGGTTGTCTGCAGTGAAGCGGCCTGTTAGGGGGTGGAAAtcacagtcagtcagtccagagactgtgcttttgtgtgtgtgtgtgtgtgtgtgtgtgtgtgtgtgtgtgtgtgtgtgtgtgtgtgtgtgtgaagtgagtTTTGTGCTTGTTAAGTGATATTGTGAAGATCTGCTGCGTGTCACTGGTCCATGagtttgtgtatgtattgtactgcatctgtaatatttgtgttttcttcatgaggacataaataaatggttacaatgtgtgtgtgtgtgtgtgctgcattaGCAGTACTAACGTTAGTAACAGGTGTTGCTGTCAGTAACAATTCACACACCCTCATGCAATAAAAAAcgataaaatgtaaataaacttcCTTTGCCATTTGAACAATTCAGTCGCGTCATCATGCTGGGACAGAATGACTGTCTGTAGCTACACTGCAGGGCGAGGTTGACTTGTCATGTTGCAGTCTGGGATTGCATCAGATTGCACCCGGCATCGCTAAGCTAACCCAGCATTAGCCAAACTTGTGTATAATATCAGCCAATAACACTATGGAAATGCGTGGTTAACGAGTGCTTAGCATTCACCCGTTAAAAACATGATATTAAGACACTGCCGTTCACTACGTTGAGAATGACCATATGGCTCATTTGGTTTCGTTAAATGGTGCTAGTAGCGCTACTATTAGCCCCATTGCGTGCTATTCTCTTCCTCTGTGAATGATCACACCAAACCTCATTCAAATATGGCTATAAATTGTTGCCAAATTTACTGACAAACACTCACGTCTTGTACAAGATAAATAATTTCGCACCCTGTTAAAATCATGTCCACTAGCCAATACGGCATACATATAATGCACCAATCAACACCTTAACGATTTCAATAGTTAACTTTCTGAAAACAAATCGCAGCTTCCACTGCAGTGTGTAGCCAGCGTTCACCGAAGTTAAGGTTAGAGCGGTGGCAAAGTGTGAAGTTACCAAGTGAATTCATTATAAAACAGATATTTAGAGCAGTTGTATGCATTTCAAGTTAACCGAATAGAACAACTAGTCCTAACAATGAGTAAAGCCTTTACGTTTTCAAGATGGGATGTAACATATAGCTATATTCGCATACTAACAATAAAATGACAGATTTCTGTAAGGGACTTGGGCTTGAGCTCCTCGCCAGTGTAAAATTCACTGACGCTAAGCTAACATCATTAGCCactgcgctaacgttagctactgtGACTGAAACAGAAACCAAAGGGCACTCACATTTTCTCCACTCTGTATCTGCGGCGACCAGTTTATCGACGAGGGTTACATCTTTAAACCTCTTCCTTTGTGTCTCACGGATGATTTCTGGATCGCCACCTTTGTCGGTGCGAAACTGGTCCAGGTCGAGCACCATCTTTCCACGCTGTCTCTCAGAGAGAGCTGACTGAGCTCACAACGATGATTCCTCCAACCGGGTTGCCAATTCTTGTTGCTCAAGTCGCTAAACCGTAAGCACGGTTACACACATATGCCTACATATTACTTACACGTACACGAAAGGTTCACTgtcaacacacaaagacacttaCAAACGCAATCTAATTGGTTTTATTAGATATATATTAGATAGAGGTTGATCGCTTTTTAGATActattttaaatacaaaaaataaaaaaacagatcgGAGGTTTCCCACCAGCCTGGCAACCTATAGCATCAGCAATACATGGAAAATATGATACATAAATCTGAGCCAGAGAACACTTGTTATAACCTTATTTTAGTAGATGATTTTAGATACACAATAGAACATCCATATatcaaaaaaatacaatacaaaatgtaaaacagCTTACATTTATCCATGTGTGTATAACCAGCGTGTATTTTATCagcataaaattaaaaatgatacAATCTATTTATCCATTCCTCTGTATATGCACATGCATAAGTAAACTATAAGAAAGAATGTAaacatgcatgtataaaatgtgTACTCACGAATGAGATTAATAGTTAATTTAGGTAGTATGCTTAAAAATACACTTTGTTTTTGCTACATGACATTGcaagaaaacaaacagcaaatatctgccaaatatatttttaagacTAAGATAGCTTTAATGACCATTACACACATAACTGTACGTTCTTTTTACAAATCCTGTGTGTGCTCACACAGCATATAAGGATATTGGTAGAAGTGGCTAGTTGGTTGATTGCTTTAGGGCACATCAGCAGGGACTGCAGATGTATTAGTCACCCTCTCAGCTTCTTCTGTCTTGCCAGTCTGTCTGGATGTTTGTGGCCAAGTTTCATGGTTCAAGTTATTATTATCAGTAGCACAACAATTACAGTAGCATTGGTTGTGGCTGAAAATCTTGGTTCTCACGCTCCCTCCGACAATGCTAATTACATTTGTATAAAACAGAATGAACCAGTCATCCTAAACGTCTATCTTCAGGCCAACCTTTCCCCGATACTGGGTTGAGAACTaccattaaaggacaattccggcgcaaaatgaacctaggggttaataacacatgggtaccgagtcgaccgttctctgggatatgttttcatgctcgaatgtgaccagttttagcacaaaccgctaattagcttataaagctattTGTCGGGGCACGcaaaagtaacaagtaatcgctatttctataccactaacaaggcttaaaatagcaccacacttccacagtagcataatgagggtacctacatgtaaaccaaagcattgagaactttgttagcggtttgcgctaaaactggtcacatttgattgccgtgaaaacatatcccagagaacggtcgactcggaacccatgtgttattaactcctaggttcattttgcgccagaatcGTCCATTAAGTCAGGGCGCATGGATTCCTTTTGTGTTTAGTCCCCTCCCTCCACAGACTGATGCCTTTTTGCCATCATAGCCAGTCGAGCCTCATGGATCGCCAACTGCAGAGCTGCTCCGGCTGGTAGCTTAGTAAAGCCTTCCTCTGAGATATGGTTTATCTTCAGGTAATGCCCCGGTTTATGTAGAGCCACCCCATGGAGGTGGGAGAAAAGCAGCTGTAAGTCACTCGTCAGCATGTAATGAGATACCAGCCTCAGTTCAGTGGGGATGTCAGTTTCCTCAGAGTACTCAAAAATGGCCGCCATGTATTTGGATAGGTCCTGGCCTCTGGCTTTGGCTCGGCCCACCTCCTCTCCAATGAGTTGGACGGCGGTGTCAGAGCTGAAGGCGTTGGAGCCAAAGTGCAGCCCTCGGTCTGCCCCCTCATCTTGGTCGTGTCCCTCTGGAGGCTTAGGTCTGTGGTTGAGGCCCCGAGAACAGATCACCAAGATGAAGTCGCTCTCACGGATCTGCCGGCAGTGCCAGGCCATACTGCCCTCCTCAGCCACGCTCAGAGACTCCCACAGGTCCAGGCACACCtagggaagaaaagaaaaagaacagtgTCACAGCAAACTGATCTTAGGCTATAACACATTTAACCCCACAGCTatctcatataaaaaaaaaaagtaaaaacaaagaaatgggaCAATATTAGCATTACCTTTGTAAGATGTTGCAAAAATAATctccagacattttttttttctgcccttgtgttgtcttcccgtcaaccttacacaaaacactttttttttgatgttttaaattgtaaaactgttcttctacacattttcagcgcttatttctacgtcccatattttttGATATagaacaaaaattgaaaacgggtcaatttgaccctaagtcaacacaagggataCTGGTAACCTAAATAGAACACATGTAGCTAAATgcattaaaggggaactatgcagtttttttagcTTCATTtaccttaataataataaaaaaaataattaataatctgactttttttcgggttgaatggtggttgtctcgctcccccctagcgcctgtgagcggaaaaaccacccttgcaactttgtATCGtggatatcaggtctcgcgatgtaacgaattgctttcacggcactgcacacatacacgccGCTACACGCCCCCCCCAtccaggaaccggctagctataagaacaaggtagcgatgttGGAGTTTTTCACAATATCGTCATGGCTGacccggcaaaaaagaagcagaaagctaggaaagcattgttggaggaacagagtcagacacgagtaatCATCGGACATCCGTTTTCAGAATGGCGAGAACTGAGACAAGCAGAAGCCTGCAAATTCGATGCTGACCTGGCGTTCTTGCTGTTGCACTTGTAATAATCTTTgatcagaaactttatctgccacagagtttcttgtcagcttgatggtggcaaacgcaagttgcttctgctCCGACAGCGTTTCTAAGGCTATTCtaggaaaaaaagaatcatGTTAACGGACCCGGGAGAGAAGGGTAATATTTCGAGAAAAACCTCAGTGGGCATGGCTCCCTGCGTTTGCCAgcttctttgaaaacaaatgcacatgaccagagggagaagatgggagGGGGGGGCGGGAGAGTCGCCAAGGACTTTTTACGACAGCGTTGCCAAaaatctattccgaagctgtaggtggagctctatagagaaacctgcgagcaaaacagcgaagaaattgccaaaattgcatagcgcccctttaaagcCATGAAATGTCACGTCCACTACCTGAGTGGCCATGTGCTGTTGTATGAAGGCTCCTAACTGCATGACGGCTTTGACATGAGCGGGGCCATCACGGCTGCTGTAGCAAATCAGAAGACGAGGAGGGGTCGGCCTGTTTTTGGATAATGGCATCACTTCCTCCGGAGTCCCGCTCTCTAGATGCTCCTTGATTATATCTGAACGGATGGCAAGAAAATcaatttgcttgtgtttcacacgatgacaaagagaaagaccggagatacaaCAATGGTTCTCAATCaaatggtgtaaaaaaaaaaataaacaattatgATGATTGGTTAAATTAGACTTAATGCAGCGCAAACAGTGATTTTACAGGAAGTACTTAGTTTGTCTTTGCACCTTGTTTTATGTCAAATTTCTTCATGTGCAGCCGGGGCCTCCTCAAGGTGAGAGCAACCAGTGAGACTACAAGCATGACTCCAGCAGACAGGCCCAGTGGAATCATCAGAGCCAATGAGGGAGTGACAGAGAGGGGCGGGGAATCTTCTGAGGATGAGGGAGCTGGGATTATATGACAATTTACACAAAGTGACggtaacattttgggaaatgcgctTATAACTGcagagttagatgaaaagattgataccatTGTCACGTCTGTGTGATGTTTACGGAGCTAGAGCTGGGAGTAGGTGGACTTATATTAGCATAAAGACTTAAAAGCAAGGGAAACAGCTTGCCCAGCTCTCTCTGAATTTCAAAAATATGCCTACCAGCAAACTAGAGGAAGATCCCAGCCAATGATTGTCTAAAAATAGTTTCAACAAAAGAATtcctgtcatttttatgtttctgtctgtgtatgatataaacacatgagacacagcatGTTTATTACtgagctttaaaggtcccatggcatgaaaacttcactatgaggtttttttaacatcaatatgcgttcccccagcctgcctatggtcccccagtggctagaaatggcgataggtgtaaaccgagccctgggtatcctgctctgcctttgagaaaatgaaagctcagatgggccaatctggaatcttccctttatgacatcataaggggaaaggttacctcccctttctctgctttgcccgcccagagaaagagagagacatcttgGCTTACTTTAAAGGATGAATGACAGATGGTATTGATCGCACATgcattaaatatcttgtttattttattgtgaCAGATATTTTATCTCCACATTAAAAAAGATTGATACGTAAAGTGGTTTGGCAGCAACGAAACAACCTCCTCTACCTTTTTGAAGGTGCAAGACCTGAACATAGAAGGTTTTCCTCACTGCATCCACTTGGTTAGCTGCAATCTGTGACACAAGAAATGTTGAGCATGAAAGTtaattcatttgtattttttggACCTTGGAAAGTGTAGattgacaaaataatcttaaaccTGCGTTAATTATTTGTTGACCACTTGGGGGCGGaggaagaaagtctcagttcatttttaaaatgttgaagtataagactgtgaaaatacgtaatttgAAAGACACACTTCAATgtctcatggatgacgtctcgctgaagctacgatgtctcggggtatcgtaccggggatgtaacgttaccaAAATAAGCAGCggatcttgcttgttcttttgcttatctgctgaaaacacttcactggataaggtaaggtaagataagGTTagatgtgttgtggaacagagctaagctagctagctagcgagcaagttgagTATCAAGCTAGGTGATGTAAGTTGTGTGAGACGagtgatgtagttcactgagcggtttcacacaaaactaagtggtactatgACAAATCTAcagctaactgagactttcttcagttgaaaaattattatttttaaattgataaccatcatatttgtaatccatggctcaattcaaacgggatcaaaaaataatttgcctctccctGTTCACTACAGTTCATATTTTTTAGACACataggtcccatgaggtccaccggaaggggcgggacttcggctctctgtagctacagacacagaaatggcacatcctaaggaaagctcattgtgggactggctctagtggctgtaattctgcaccaaggctgaattttgggaaagagacttcagatacagtattaggggaccactaaggcctatataaaagcatccaaagagcaccatgtcatgggacctttaaatgtgtgCCGTTTGTTGCTAGGCACAATTTGTAATGTGTATCGTGCAGTGGCTTTATTTTTGCAGGAAACAGATGCCTGCTGTTTAAAACAACACTGATGAGAGTGGTGAGAGTAGACAATAAAGTTGCGggccagaaaaccaaaacaatcagTCAAAAGacgttaaaaaaaactctgcagAGACGAGGGGAGCCGCTGATTGTCTATTGtcaagtggaccttgagttaagattATTCTGTCAAACTAcaagaaatgttttaaaaaaaacaaagaaaataaaagatgaaTATTTATAAATTAGCATAGCCCACgtaacatttatttttgaaaacaatgcCCCCTGAAAACTGAAGTGATTATACATATTATGCAATTACAGATGAGTTCGAACCATTTTTACTTTACCTCACAGGTGTAATTGGTCCCTGCTTGCAGGTCTTTCAGCTGATAGCTGTGGTGAGTTTGGTTATTGCTGAAATTCTGAGGAAATTAAATGAACAGTAaattattcattaaaaaaaatattattattaaggcCACGTGGTCATTACATATTTCTGTGATACACATCACTGAAGCAAGGTACTGTATTAGTGCACTGCATGAAAACCAAACAGCAAAATACAAAGCTGCAGAAGTTGAAACCACTGACAGGTGTGATGTCTGTGTATTTCTTCATGCCGTTTGCGTAACACAGGGAGAAGTAGCTTCTGATGCCCAGCTTTGGGGGGGCCAGGTTAAAGGACACAGTGATGGCAGTCCCTTCCTGCTGGACCATAACATGTTTGGGGTACCAGTCTGGAACCAGACCGTGAAATATTGACTGATGTAAAGCTGATCATAAGAACaaacattaaatacaaaatggCATTTCTGTAGCAGAACGGAGTTTATTTGGGAACAATAAGAAACATTTTCTCTCACCTTTTTTGCACTGCTCAAGACCATTCTTCTCTGCACATGCTGCAAAACCATGTACACATTATTATACTGTAGCTTCACATTGTTTTTGCAATAGTCATACTGAAAGATTCATTAGGGAAATTGTATGTTTAGAGGGCAGAGCTAATGACAGGGATGTTATTAGAACTATATGCAGTGTAAATAAGACAATTTAAAGGTTACCATGAAGCAACCACAAACTTTGTGAACTCCaatgaaactgtgtgtgtgtgtgtgtgtgtgtgtgcgcgtgtgtgtgataAGATAGCGAGAGATATGAGCTCTAGATAGATAGCCTAGAGCTTGAAAGGAATCTTACAGCGTGTGGAGAAGATCTTGCTGTGGTAGAACCGCTCCCACTGCTCAGGCACTGGCAGAGCCATGACGGTAACAGCATACTGGGACCCAAGGGAGAGGCTGGGGAAAGGGTCCGACTTGTACACCTGCAGAATACAGTGGCAAACATGACCTTGGTTTTCTTTAAACACACTTCACACTTTTATCTCATAAGGCGAGATAAGAGTTTCTGTACGTAGGCTTTATTATGGGTTGAGGGGAATGCCTTTAATGGGATCACACTTTCTGCCCGTTTGATATTTTCTGCATGTTTAGTAATTTGACGATTCTTGTCCTTATATTTTGTTAACTTGACATTCcttaaaaatcaacaaaagtgTGTTTTCAGAAGAAGTGCATTGGAATATTGGCCTGCTATGTTGTGTAACAGAAGACAGtttactctttttctttcttttttgtaggattagtttttctttaaggttttaaagacatttgcagTTTGGATTTGAGACCTGGACTTGGTTATGGCCGAACTGCCTCCCAGAGTGCTAGTACAGAGTGGTTGTTGCAGCCTGGGGCTCTTGTCTCCATGTGGTTGTTTTATAATATGGAACTGATGCATGACGAAAAGCATGACCGAAATATTGTATAACCTAAGTGCTAACAGTGTGCAAGATTTACTCTTTCTTTGTGGTAATTTAACCTATTCTTTTGCAAAATAATTGAAATTTTCTGACACATCTGTCTGCCAGGTGTgcattaaaggagaattctggccaatttttacgttaatcttgatcacTATAAATATGCGAGTACAGTCGATAGAAAAAAAACGAGCCTAATcggtaaaatgtaaaaattggccggaattctcctttaaacaacactttgtttttctgttgtaaAGTCccttttaagtttttattagACACATATATAGGCTAGATACAGTAAAgttgtgtaaaaaaacaaaaaatgtaatttaccaTTACATGGGTATCTAAAAAAATCTATCTCTACCTTGAATACACCATGGTGTTAATTTCATTGCAGAACTTTAAAGCCACTTGTTGGTTTAACACTTATTCTTTATTATACCATGGTccgggtgaatactcgattctgaatGACTGCAGGGTGTCCACCTACTAAGTTGTTGCGATAAAACTGACCGGTCACCGTTGTAAATTATTCACTGCGTGTCGGCATTTCTGGCTCCCTGTCGTCATAATAATTCCTGATAATAAACACCTCGttgggcattaacccttactgcTAAGATGACCTGTAAAAATctttaacttaaaaaacagaaattaagTGTGATTAAGTAATTAAGTAAGTGATCTGTTgcctagtgatggtcaaatacAGTACAATAATATGTTTCTCTCATCGCCAAAGCTGGGA
This genomic interval from Perca fluviatilis chromosome 5, GENO_Pfluv_1.0, whole genome shotgun sequence contains the following:
- the si:ch211-207e14.4 gene encoding interleukin-17 receptor D isoform X5; amino-acid sequence: MWKAALVLYQLLALGEPLWAQDDAPAAAITPRDCSLDCIRQGGPGCEYCRITRADLKSALGFNSIKVFGSCIPWPCFKFLGEEDPQICQHYVQAPNDVKVEFVNEPNPKSDTIVVSWKPSYYGIAFLRGFQVSLQALGGSGVACQLFLFHRNLSLEASHAQRVYKSDPFPSLSLGSQYAVTVMALPVPEQWERFYHSKIFSTRSCAEKNGLEQCKKDWYPKHVMVQQEGTAITVSFNLAPPKLGIRSYFSLCYANGMKKYTDITPNFSNNQTHHSYQLKDLQAGTNYTCEIAANQVDAVRKTFYVQVLHLQKDSPPLSVTPSLALMIPLGLSAGVMLVVSLVALTLRRPRLHMKKFDIKQDIIKEHLESGTPEEVMPLSKNRPTPPRLLICYSSRDGPAHVKAVMQLGAFIQQHMATQVCLDLWESLSVAEEGSMAWHCRQIRESDFILVICSRGLNHRPKPPEGHDQDEGADRGLHFGSNAFSSDTAVQLIGEEVGRAKARGQDLSKYMAAIFEYSEETDIPTELRLVSHYMLTSDLQLLFSHLHGVALHKPGHYLKINHISEEGFTKLPAGAALQLAIHEARLAMMAKRHQSVEGGD
- the si:ch211-207e14.4 gene encoding interleukin-17 receptor D isoform X4, encoding MWKAALVLYQLLALGEPLWAQDDAPAAAITPRDCSLDCIRQGGPGCEYCRITRADLKSALGFNSIKVFGSCIPWPCFKFLGEEDPQICQHYVQAPNDVKVEFVNEPNPKSDTIVVSWKPSYYGIAFLRGFQVSLQALGGSGVACQLFLFHRNLSLEASHAQRVYKSDPFPSLSLGSQYAVTVMALPVPEQWERFYHSKIFSTRSCAEKNGLEQCKKDWYPKHVMVQQEGTAITVSFNLAPPKLGIRSYFSLCYANGMKKYTDITPNFSNNQTHHSYQLKDLQAGTNYTCEIAANQVDAVRKTFYVQVLHLQKAPSSSEDSPPLSVTPSLALMIPLGLSAGVMLVVSLVALTLRRPRLHMKKFDIKQDIIKEHLESGTPEEVMPLSKNRPTPPRLLICYSSRDGPAHVKAVMQLGAFIQQHMATQVCLDLWESLSVAEEGSMAWHCRQIRESDFILVICSRGLNHRPKPPEGHDQDEGADRGLHFGSNAFSSDTAVQLIGEEVGRAKARGQDLSKYMAAIFEYSEETDIPTELRLVSHYMLTSDLQLLFSHLHGVALHKPGHYLKINHISEEGFTKLPAGAALQLAIHEARLAMMAKRHQSVEGGD